CCGACTCTATCAGGCGTCAAGCAGCGAGATGTTTGGCGATGCTCCGGCGCCTCAGAACGAGCAGAGTTCCTTCCAGCCGCGCAGCCCCTACGCCGCCGCCAAGCTCTACGCCTACTGGATGGTGCGTAATTACCGCGAAGGGTACGGGCTCTTTGCCTGTAACGGTATTATGTTCAACCATGAGTCGCCCCGGCGAGGGGAGACCTTTGTCTCGCGAAAGATTACGCGGGCCGTGTCCGCTATCCTTGCGGGGCGCCAACAGAAGCTGTTCCTCGGAAACCTCGACGCCCGGCGCGACTGGGGCTACGCGCCGGAATACGTCGAGGGAATGTGGTTGATGCTCCAACAGAAGGCACCGTGCGATCTGGTGTTCGGGACTGGAGAGACGCATTCGGTCCTGGAATTTGTGGAGGAGGCTTTTGGCTACGTGAACCTCGACTGGCGGGAATACGTGGCGGAGGACCCGCGTTACCTGCGCCCGACCGAGGTCCCGCTCCTGCGGGCTGATCCCTCGGAGGCCAAGCGACGGCTTGGGTGGGAGCCCGGGGTTAGGTTCCGGGACTTGGTCAGGATCATGATGGACGCCGACATCGAGGCCGCGGGCCTACCCGCCCCAGAGAAGGGCAAGCGGTGCCCGACCGACGGTCGACTGGCGTGGCTTCAGCGGCCGTAATGGACTTCTGCTAAACGGGACGACGATAAACGGAGTCCGGTAGGAGAGAAGGTGCGTTTG
This genomic stretch from Candidatus Methylomirabilis sp. harbors:
- the gmd gene encoding GDP-mannose 4,6-dehydratase; this translates as MKTALITGITGQDGSYLTELLLAKGYTVHGLIRRASTFQTQRIEHLYQDPHDPQTRLVLHYGDLSDSSQLTNLFYEVRPDEVYHLGAQSHVRVSFDMPDYTGDITGLGTVRLLEAIRRSGVRCRLYQASSSEMFGDAPAPQNEQSSFQPRSPYAAAKLYAYWMVRNYREGYGLFACNGIMFNHESPRRGETFVSRKITRAVSAILAGRQQKLFLGNLDARRDWGYAPEYVEGMWLMLQQKAPCDLVFGTGETHSVLEFVEEAFGYVNLDWREYVAEDPRYLRPTEVPLLRADPSEAKRRLGWEPGVRFRDLVRIMMDADIEAAGLPAPEKGKRCPTDGRLAWLQRP